A stretch of the Erinaceus europaeus chromosome 1, mEriEur2.1, whole genome shotgun sequence genome encodes the following:
- the SFTPA1 gene encoding pulmonary surfactant-associated protein A1 has protein sequence MFLGFVSLTLIFLAAPGTLCNANNTCIGIPGIPGAPGSHGLPGRDGRDGVKGDPGPAGPMGPPGGMPGLPGRDGLVGAPGSPGEHGEKGEPGERGPPGFPAYLDEELQGVLHDLKHQILQSMGVLSFQGSMLVVGEKVFSTNGQSVNFQTVRESCHRAGGRVATPESPEENKAIASFVKKYNTYAYLGLEEGSTLGDFYNLDGAPLNYTNWYPGEPSGQGKEKCVEMYTDGKWNDKGCLQYRLAICEF, from the exons ATGTTTCTGGGCTTCGTGTCCCTCACCCTCATCTTCCTGGCAGCTCCTGGCACCTTGTGCAATGCAAACAATACTTGTATTGGAATCCCTGGCATCCCGGGTGCCCCTGGGTCCCATGGCCTGCCAGGCAGAGATGGACGAGATGGTGTCAAAGGAGACCCCGGACCTGCAG gtcccatGGGCCCCCCTGGAGGGATGCCAGGTCTTCCGGGGCGTGATGGGTTGGTCGGAGCCCCTGGCAGTCCTGGAGAGCATGGAGAGAAGGGTGAACCTGGTGAGAGGGGCCCTCCAG GGTTCCCAGCTTATCTAGATGAGGAGTTACAAGGTGTACTCCACGACTTGAAACATCAGATCCTACAGTCCATGGGTG TCCTCAGTTTTCAGGGGTCcatgctggtggtgggagagAAGGTCTTCTCCACCAACGGGCAGTCAGTCAATTTCCAGACCGTTCGAGAGTCATGTCACAGAGCTGGAGGTCGCGTGGCTACCCCAGAGAGCCCTGAGGAGAACAAGGCCATTGCCAGCTTTGTGAAGAAATACAATACATACGCCTACCTGGGTCTGGAGGAGGGCTCCACCCTGGGTGACTTTTACAACTTGGATGGAGCCCCTTTGAATTATACCAACTGGTACCCTGGGGAGCCCAGTGgtcagggcaaagagaaatgtgTGGAGATGTACACAGATGGAAAGTGGAATGACAAGGGCTGCCTGCAGTACCGGCTGGCCATCTGTGAGTTTTGA